A genomic segment from uncultured Desulfuromonas sp. encodes:
- a CDS encoding phenylacetate--CoA ligase, which yields MTQTAMEKTTQIWDREHECMSRDELEALQLKRLRQTLERVNSHVPCYQNKFAALGLSVGDVRTLDDLSKLPFTTKEDLRLNYPYGMFAVPMREVVRIHSSSGTTGKPTVVGYTRNDLNTWTQLAARFMTAAGVTPDDIVHIAFGYGLFTGAFGLHYGAEEIGASVIPISSGNTDKQIMIMQDYLSSALVCTPSYALTLADRMEKKGIDPHRLSLKVGLFGGEPWSEEMRREIEKRLGIIATDNYGLSEVMGPGVAGECQHQCGMHIFEDHFIAEIINPETGEVLPRGSVGELVLTSITKEAFPIIRYRTRDITQLSYETCACGRTHVRMAKTMGRSDDMLIIKGVNVFPTQIEEVLFQVDGCEPHYQLVVERIGTMDTLEVQVEVNERIFFDEMRKQRAFVEQLEKRLLSMLGVGAKVKLVEPSSIPRHEGKANRVIDRRSK from the coding sequence ATGACCCAGACTGCTATGGAAAAAACAACTCAGATATGGGATCGCGAGCATGAATGCATGTCGCGTGATGAATTGGAGGCTCTGCAGCTAAAGCGTTTGCGGCAGACTCTTGAGCGGGTCAATAGCCACGTTCCCTGTTACCAGAATAAGTTTGCTGCGCTCGGTCTGAGTGTCGGTGATGTCCGCACTCTGGACGATTTGAGCAAACTGCCGTTTACCACTAAGGAAGACCTGCGCCTCAATTATCCTTATGGGATGTTTGCCGTGCCGATGCGGGAAGTGGTGCGGATTCATTCCTCGTCCGGCACAACAGGCAAGCCGACCGTTGTTGGCTATACACGCAATGATCTGAATACCTGGACGCAACTGGCGGCACGTTTTATGACCGCTGCCGGAGTAACACCGGATGACATTGTTCATATTGCCTTCGGCTATGGTTTGTTCACTGGTGCCTTCGGGTTGCATTATGGTGCAGAAGAGATCGGTGCTTCGGTCATCCCTATCTCAAGTGGCAACACCGACAAACAGATCATGATCATGCAGGATTATCTGTCCAGTGCTCTGGTGTGTACGCCGTCCTATGCCTTGACATTGGCGGACCGTATGGAAAAGAAGGGCATTGATCCGCATCGCCTGTCTCTGAAAGTCGGTCTGTTTGGCGGTGAGCCGTGGAGTGAGGAGATGCGTCGCGAGATCGAGAAGCGCCTCGGTATTATTGCCACGGATAACTACGGTCTTTCTGAGGTGATGGGGCCGGGTGTCGCTGGAGAGTGCCAGCATCAGTGCGGCATGCACATCTTCGAAGATCACTTTATTGCTGAAATCATCAATCCGGAGACCGGTGAAGTACTGCCTCGCGGCTCGGTTGGTGAGCTGGTGTTGACCAGTATCACCAAAGAGGCGTTTCCGATTATTCGTTATCGTACCCGTGATATCACTCAGTTGTCCTATGAAACCTGCGCCTGTGGACGAACCCATGTGCGTATGGCAAAGACCATGGGGCGTTCGGATGATATGTTGATCATCAAAGGGGTCAATGTCTTCCCGACTCAGATTGAAGAAGTCCTGTTCCAGGTTGATGGCTGTGAACCTCATTATCAACTGGTGGTGGAGCGCATTGGCACTATGGATACGCTTGAAGTTCAGGTGGAAGTCAACGAGCGAATTTTCTTTGATGAAATGCGTAAGCAACGGGCGTTTGTCGAGCAGTTGGAAAAACGCCTGCTGTCCATGCTCGGGGTGGGCGCAAAGGTCAAACTGGTTGAACCATCAAGTATTCCGCGTCATGAAGGGAAGGCAAATCGGGTCATTGACCGTCGCTCGAAATGA
- a CDS encoding BRCT domain-containing protein, protein MALLHDTDGQPLNRRFNNARLTDRSTDELLGLCKGIVADGTVHQKEAEYIVKWLQSNNMALDIWPGNIIAERITHHLRDGVLDKDESEDLLQLLLDVTGEEFQTITPDNMSTRCFDEPQPPVTFQDKQFCLTGKFALGPRKSCEKEIIDLGGSTGNLIKTTDYLVIGCIGSRDWMHTSYGRKIEKAKEWQKQGHSIVIISEDHWASYL, encoded by the coding sequence ATGGCATTGCTCCACGATACTGACGGACAGCCGCTAAACAGACGATTCAATAATGCGCGCTTAACAGATCGATCAACCGATGAACTTCTTGGGTTATGTAAAGGTATCGTCGCAGACGGGACAGTGCATCAAAAAGAAGCTGAGTATATCGTCAAGTGGTTGCAATCAAACAACATGGCCCTCGATATTTGGCCTGGAAACATTATTGCTGAACGCATCACCCACCATCTAAGGGATGGCGTTCTCGATAAAGATGAATCAGAAGATTTGTTGCAGCTCCTACTTGACGTTACCGGGGAAGAATTTCAAACCATAACGCCAGACAATATGAGCACTAGGTGTTTTGACGAACCACAGCCGCCTGTCACATTTCAAGATAAACAGTTTTGCCTGACAGGAAAGTTCGCGCTCGGTCCGCGTAAATCCTGCGAAAAAGAAATCATCGACCTTGGCGGATCAACCGGAAACCTGATCAAAACAACAGATTATCTCGTCATCGGTTGCATCGGATCTCGCGACTGGATGCACACCAGCTATGGCCGGAAAATCGAAAAAGCGAAAGAGTGGCAAAAGCAGGGGCACAGTATTGTCATAATTTCAGAAGATCATTGGGCTTCATATCTCTAG
- a CDS encoding helix-turn-helix domain-containing protein produces MRDQSNQFLTVKEFANALGVSRQHVYDLIDRGPEEGGIRAFRFGSVKLIRIPHGELERYVAESEMDVNA; encoded by the coding sequence ATGCGCGACCAATCAAACCAGTTCCTGACCGTAAAGGAGTTCGCCAACGCTCTGGGAGTCAGTCGCCAGCATGTTTACGATCTGATCGACCGTGGACCGGAGGAAGGCGGGATCAGGGCCTTTCGCTTTGGCTCTGTGAAGCTGATACGGATACCCCATGGGGAACTTGAACGGTATGTGGCTGAGAGTGAGATGGATGTGAACGCTTAA